TTTCCCTGGACCAGGACTTGCAGTAAGAATCTTAGGAGAGGTGACCACAGACAAGCTTGCTATTCTCAGAGAGGCTGATGCTATTGTTATAGAGGAGATGCTTGCCTCTAACTGGTATTATAAAGTTTGGCAGAGTTTTGCTGTCCTTCTTCCCGTAAGAACAGTTGGTGTTATGGGAGATGCGAGAACCTATGATTATGTAATAGCTATAAGGGTAGTTGAAAGTCAAGATGCTATGACAGCTGACTGGGTAAGGCTTCCTTATGACCTCCTTGCCCGTATTTCAAATCGTATCATTAATGAGGTAGCCGGAGTAAATAGGGTAGTTTATGATATATCTTCCAAACCTCCAGCAACTATTGAATGGGAATAAATTGGAGAAGAAGGCTCTTTCACATAATCGCATCTCTTTTCTTTTTTGCTCTTTCAAAGCTCCTGAATAAAACTTCTTTTCAGATCTTTCTTTTCTTTTCAGGAGGTTTACTTTTCCTCTGGGAAACTTTACGCCTTAAATTTCCGGAGAGGGTTCCTTTTAAAGGTCTCTGGATAGGGCTCCTTAAAGAAAGAGAAAAAAGGGAACTGAGTGATGCCTCCTTTTTTATTTTAGGGATTTTCATTAGCTCTTTATTAGTTTCAGAAGTATATCTTGGAGTTTGTATTCTCATCCTGGGTATTTCTGATCCTTTAGCTGGAATAGCTGGTAGCTATTGCCCAAAGGGGCCCTTTATAAAAGGTAAAACCCTTGTGGGAAGCTTGGTTTTCTTTTTTTCCTCTCTTGGAATTACCCTTTATTTTCTTGAATTTCCCTTGATAACTCTTTTGGGACTTGTCCTATTTTTAAGCCTGATTGAGCTTTTTACCAAACGGGATAATTTCTGGATACCTGTAGCCTATTCAATTTATCTGAGGCTATTCTTGACAAGGTGAGGACTATAGATTATATTTATAGCATATTTGGGCCGCTAACTCAGACGGTAGAGTACCAGCCTTTTAAGCTGGGAGTCGCAGGTTCGAGTCCTGCGCGGCCCATGGTGGAAAAGCTGCCCCCATCGTCTAGCCAGGTCCAGGACATCGGCCTTTCACGCCGGCGACAGGGGTTCGAATCCCCTTGGGGGCGCTTCTTTTGAAAATGTAAAAGGAGGATTTTTTGGCATGGCCAGGCATAAAAAGATCGAGAGAATGAAAGAGATTGAGAGGCGGAGGAGAAGAAGGGAAAAACTTTCTAAACTTCGTGCTAAAGGTCTCTTCCCAAGGCCTGAGGGCTATGATCCCACTATTTATTCCTATGTGGCTTATGCAGTTGCTAAGGGTATTATGACCCTTGAGCAGGCCTTAGCTCGCTTAGAAAAGGCTAAGCTTTCATAAAGCCTTACAAAAGGATGTCTCAGAAACCCCGCTTAGGAAGCGGGGTTTTCTTTTATGAACCCCCTCTTAAAAGTTAAAGGGCTCTCCAAAAGCTTTGGAGAAAAGGTAGTTCTGAGGGATATATCCTTTGAGGTTAATCCCAAAGATATTCTGGGTATAATAGGTCCAAATGGGGCAGGTAAAAGTTCCCTTCTCTACCTTCTACTGGGAATCATAACTCCAGACCAAGGTGAGATCCTTTATTTTGGAAAGGACTTTTTTAAAGAAAGAAGCCTTCTTTTAGAAAAGGTTGGATTTGCTTCTCATTATGTAAGTCTTCCCTTTTCTCTATCAGTAAAAGAAAATCTTCGCATTTTTGGGCACCTTTATGGGGTAAAGGCTTCAGAGAGAAGGATTGATGAGCTCCTTGAGCTCTTCAAATTAAAAGAAAAGGCAGATGCCCTTACAAGAACCCTCTCATCAGGAGAGATGATGCGTCTTAACTTAGTAAGGGCTAATCTTTCAGCTCCTAAGATTTTACTTCTTGACGAACCTACAGCAGGCCTTGATCCGGAATATATTAGATATGTTGCTAAGGTATTAAAAGATAAGGCTCAAAAAGAGGAATTAGCCATTATTCTCACTTCTCATCAATTAGGAGAGCTTGAAAGGATGGTAAATAAACTCCTTCTGTTAAAGGAAGGACAAGTGATTGGATATGGAAGTGTGGATAAACTTTTTCAAAGATTTGAGGTAACCGATCTTGAGGAATTATATTTCAAGGTCTTTGGAGATGTCAGGACTTAAATTTAGACGAGTCTGGGGAATACTTTTAAGACATCTTTATCTGCTTAAGCACTCTTTTAGTCGCTGGCTTGATCTTCTATACTGGCCTACAGTTGATCTCCTTCTCTGGGGATTTATAACCCTATACCTTCAAAGGGAATCCCAAACTGGCATTAGCTTAGCCTCTCTATTTCTCGGAGCTCTTATTTTTTGGAATATTTTGATTAGAGCTCAACAGGGGCTTGCAGTAGGGTTCCTTGAAGATATCTGGGCAAGAAATCTTCTTCATCTTTTTGTTTCTCCCTTGAAGGTTTCAGAATACATTTTAGGCCTTTTTCTTTATAGCCTTTTTAAGGCTGTTCTTGCCTCGGGGGTGATGAGTCTCCTTTCCATTTTTCTCTTTCACTTTAATTTTTTCTCTCAGGGTCTTTATGTCTTTTACCTTACCTTTGGGCTTATTCTTTTTGCCTGGGCAATCGGCCTCTTAACCATTGCCTTTATTCTATATTTTGGTCAGGAAGCTGAAATTCTGGCCTGGGCTCTTGCCCTCTTCTTTTTGCCCTTTTCAGCAGTCTTTTATCCAGTTTCTGCTCTACCCCCTTTTTTTCAAAAAATTGCCTCCTTTGTCCCGGCTTCATACTTTTTTGAGAGTTTTCGGTTTCTTATGCTCAAGGCTCAAACCTCCTTTTCAATGCTTATAAAGGGTTATCTCCTCACCATTATCTATCTCCTTTTAAGTTCTTTTGTCTTCATCCTCTCCTTTAAAAAGGCCCAATCTCAGGGAAAGCTTATTAAAATTGGTGAATAAAAAACCCTTCTACCTTGTTTTTTTAGAGAGATTGGTTATTTTTAAAAGCTAATTATGAAGGATGGAAAAATTATACCTCAGGAAAAAATAAGAAACTTTAGTATCATTGCCCATATTGATCACGGGAAATCTACCTTAGCAGACCGTCTTCTTGAAATTACAGGAGCAGTCTCAGAAAGAGAGATGCGAGAGCAATACTTAGATAGGCTTGACTTAGAAAGGGAAAGGGGCATTACTATTAAAGCTCAGGCGGTAAGACTTTATTATGAAAGAAAAAAAGGCGAGGTTTATCAATTAAATCTCATAGATACTCCTGGACATGTGGATTTCAGTTATGAAGTTTCAAGGGCTCTTTCTGCCTGTGAGGGAGCACTTCTGGTAGTGGATGCCTCTCAAGGGGTTGAGGCTCAGACTCTGGCTAATGTATATTTAGCCCTTGAAAATAATTTAGAGATTATTCCAGTTATAAATAAGATAGATCTACCTCAGGCAGATGTTGAAAAAACAAAAAGGGAGATAGAGGAGATAATTGGGCTTCCAGCTGAGGATGCCCTTCTTGTTAGTGCCAAACAGGGAATTGGGATTAAGGAAGTCTTAGAGGCAATTGTGGAGAAAATTCCACCTCCTAAGGGAGAGAGGGACGCGCCCCTTAGGGCTTTAGTCTTTGATTCCTGGTATGATTCCTATTTGGGTGTAGTAGTCTTAGTAAGAATAGTTGAGGGAAAACTCTATCCAGGTCAAAAGATCAGGTTTCTTTCAACAGGGAAGACCTTTGAAGTCACTAAAGTAGGTGTTTTTGCACCTGAGGCTACCACTCTTGATGCCCTATATGCTGGAGAAGTTGGTTTTATAGCCGCAAGCATAAAAGAGGTAAGAGATGCCAAAATTGGAGATACCATTACTGAAGCTTCTGCCCAGGTTGAAGCACTTCCAGGATTTAAGGAGATAAAGCCCGTTGTTTTTGCAGGTATCTTCCCAGTTGATAGTGATGATTTTCCTGAATTAAAGGAGGCCATAGAGAAACTCTGGTTGAATGATCCAGCTTTTTCTTATGAGGTTGAGACTTCAGCAGCCCTTGGTTTTGGATTTAGATGTGGATTTCAGGGGCTCCTGCATATGGAGATTGTTCAAGAAAGATTAGAACGGGAATTTAAGCTCAATCTCATTTCAACCGCGCCCTCGGTTAAATACCGGGTAAGATTAAGGAATGGTAAAGAGCTTGAGATTGAGAATCCTGCAGAATGGCCTGATCCCGGCACCATAGAGGAGGTTCTTGAGCCTTATATTCAGGCAGAAATTTATACTCCTAAGGAGTATCTGGGAGCCCTTATCAATCTCTGTGAAGAAAAAAGGGGGATTCAAAAAGAAATCAAATATCTTACTCCTGAGCGCATTGTTCTCATTTATGAGTTACCCTTTAGTGAAGTGGTGATGGACTTTTACGACAAACTCAAGAGCCTTTCTCGGGGATATGCCTCTTTAGACTATCAGTTTATAGGCTATAGACCCTCAGATCTTGTCAAGATGGATATCCTTATTAATAAACAACCAGTTGATGCTTTATCTCTAATAGTGCACAGGGAAAAGGCCTATTACCGCGGGAGAGACCTTGTGAGCAAGCTTAAAGAGGTCATTCCCAGACAACTTTTTGAGGTGATTATTCAGGCTGCTATCGGAAGTAAAATTATAGCCAGAGAAAGAATTGCGCCCTTGAGAAAGGATGTCCTTGCCAAGTGTTATGGTGGGGATGTTACCAGAAAAAAGAAACTCCTTGAAAAGCAAAAGGAGGGAAAAAAGAGGCTTAAATCCATCGGGCAAGTGGAGATACCTCAAGAGGCCTTTCTTGCAGTGCTAAAAATCTGATATTGAAAAGGAGTTAAAAATGACTCAGGGAAAAATTGCCGAATGGGTGAAAAGCATTATTATTGCCCTTGTTTTAGCCCTTTTTATTCGGGCCTTTTTTGTGCAAGCCTATAAGATACCCTCAGGGTCTATGATCCCTACGCTTCTTGTAGGAGATTATCTTCTGGTGAATAAGATCGTCTTTGGAATAAGAAATCCTATTAAAGATGATTTTCTTTATCGCTGGAAGATGCCTGAGCGTCAGGAGATTGTAGTCTTCACTTACCCAGTAGATAAAAAACTTGATTTTATCAAAAGGGTTATCGGTTTACCAGGAGATACTGTTGAAATTGTGAATAAAAAGGTCTTTGTTAATGGTAAACCTTTAAAGGAGCCCTATGTTCAATATACGGACAAAGAGGTCTATCCAAAGGAGATCAGCCCCAGAGATAACTTTGGCCCGGTAAAGGTTCCTGAGGGGCAAATTTTTGTCCTGGGAGATAATCGAGATCAAAGCTATGATAGCCGATTTTGGGGATTTGTTCCTCTTCACTCACTTAAAGGCAAGGCCCTAATTATTTACTTTTCCTGGGACTCTGAAAATGGTGGCATTCGTTTTAAAAGGCTTGGAAAACTCATTAATTAAGGGGCTTATTTAGCAATCATAGCTCGCATAAGATCAGCTGAATTTTCCGCATGGTGAGAAATATCACAGATTAAATCTATGAGCTTAAGGGTATAGAAAAGCTGGAGGGGATCTTGAATTATCTCAAAGGCCAATTTTTTCACCTGATTTCCCATCTCCTCAGTTAAAAATTCTTGATACCGGATCTGGCGGATTAACTCCTTGGCCCTTGTTCTTGAATTTTCGTCCCAGTTGACTAAAAAATCCTGGGCATAGCGGATCATCTCCTCTAAAAAAGTAAGAGGTTCTAAACTCTGATTCAGGAGGGCTTCAATCTTTTCAGAGACCATCGGGGGAAAAGTAATGTCCTTAAAGGAAAGCCAGGTAAGGATACCCTCTGCAGAATCTGCAATGGCATCTTGTTCTTTCAGATAAAGAAAAAGTTCAAATTTTTCAACGGGAAGGATTAACCCCTTTGGAAGGTGCCCTCTGATATTGGTTTTAATTTTATCAGCTTCTTTTTCAATATCCGTTATGTGTTTTACAATCTCTTCAAGCCTTGGTTTATCCTTTTTTAGATAGGCCTCAAGGGCTAAGGGGAGCCTTTCCATACACTCAAGCACAAGTCTTGCATGCTTAAGGAGATAATCAAAAACAGGCAGTTCCCTTGAGAGAAGCTCTCTTACAGGAGGAAACTTTTCTTTTTCCATCTTGGGCATTTTGCCTTCAGATGTGAAAATAACTGCTTCAGCAATATTACAGGCAAGATCTGCAACCCTTTCCAGATTTTCCACTACAACAATATATTCAATACCAGCATCAGTAAGAATAGGATCACTTTTCATGCATTCCTTTATCTGAGATATGTAATCTTTTTTGAATTGATCCACAATATCATCATGGGCAATCACTTTTTTGGCTTTTGAGGTATCCTCAGAAAGAAAGGCATTGATGGCAGATTCAAGCATAAAAAGGGCCTCTTTAGCCATATTCATAATGTTAATTTTGCACCTGATTAAAAGGTGGTCTTTATACTGAATTAGATTGGGAATTCTTTCCGCAATATTGACTGCTTGATCCCCGAGGCGTTCAAGGTTTCTGGCTATATCTATGGAACTAACGATAAATCTCAAATCCTTAGCAACAGGTTGTTGAAGAGCAATTATCTCAAGGGCTGTAAGAGTTACCATGTGCTCATAGTAATCTATTTGATCATCATATTTGATGACCCGTTCAGCTGAGTCCATTTCAAGTTTTTCAAAAGAAAGCATAGCCCCACTAATCATCTCATTTACAGCCTTGGCCATGTCAAGTAAAAGATTTTTTAAAATTTGAAGATCTCTTTCTAAGGCAATTCTAACCATAAGCCTCTCCTTTTAATAATTTATAAATACTGCAAATAGAAGATTCTTTTTATTTTATCCATTTTCTGGCACCTGGTCAATTCCCAAAATTTGTTCTGGCTCCTTAAGATTGTAAGCCCGGAAGTTCATTTTTCTGAGCTTAAGGGTAAAAAGATAACTTAGCCTTCCAGAATAACAGAAGAAAAGAAGATTTTTTTCTCTAAAGGGGCGAAAGGTTTTAAAAAGGTCTTTTTCATTTTCCAGAAGAGAAGGCGATATCCATTTTGCAGAGGGCAAAGTGCCTTTAAGGTAATCCTCCTTTTCCCGAACATCAAAGACCATCCATTTTTGTCTTTCGGAAGACTCTTCAATTTTTTGCCACTTAGCAAGGGATAACTCAAGAGTTTTATCTTCAATTCTTGAGAGAAGATTTACCCTCCGACAAAAGCCACAGATTCCATGGACAGAAGCTGTAGGTTCTCCGCAAACCTTACAGGGAACTAAGGTGCTCTCTTCAAAGTTTTCTCTTAAAAGGGGAATAAATCCCTTTAAAAAGACTGAAAGGAGTTGGTATTTAAAGGTGCGATTTTCTTTTTCTAACTCTTCCAGAATTCCCTTTATTTTTTTTGAAGGGGTAATTTCACCATGGGGGCAGGCACATCCTTCAAGAGGAAGCTCATTTAATACCGCATAAAAAAATATCTCCCTTTCTGGAATTTGATAAAGGGGTTTAATTTTTTTAGCTTGGCCCTCAAAGAGGGGGAGATTAACTGGAACAAGTCTTTTGATGGAGATAAAATCTCCATTAAAAAAGAGGGTAAGATAGGTAGAAAGGAGATCGTCTAAATGATGCCCTGTAGCAATTACGGTTAAACCAAGTTCTCTGGCAACCTTGGAAAAAAGATATCTCTTGATTGTGCCACAAACTGAACAGATTTTATCTTTAAAGGAGGTAAAGACAAAATCATCTATGGAAAAGCCTTTTTCCGCCTTAAGGTCATAGACAAATAGAGGGATAGATAGGCTTTCACAGAGTTCTTCAACGGCTTTTTGAGCAAAGTCAGAATAATATCTTATACCAAGATTGAGATAAAGGCCTTGAAAAGAAATTTCTGGAAAGGTTTTTTTAAGTAGATGAGCCAAGGTTGCACTATCCTTTCCCCCTGAAAGGAGAATCCCTACCCTATCCTCAGGCCCAAACATCCTGTATTTTTTAACAGCCTCGCTGAGTCTTCTTTGCTGAATTTTACTGAAGCAGTTTTTGCAAAGTTTAAGATTCTGAGTAGTGAGGGTAACTACAGGCACCTCAGACTTACATAATTTGCAGAGCTTACCAAGAGGTTTTATTTCAAATTCAAATTTTTCTGCACCACACTTGAGATACTGCATAATACAAACTTAATCAGCATAACTTTTAAAGTCAATAGATTTTGAAGAAAACTTCCATCCTGCATAAGTTCACATTCTTTTTATCTGCAAAATAGGCAGATTTAAGTCTAAAAATATGGAGGCATACACTCTATTGAAATCCCTCTAAATTCTGGCAAAATACCTCTATGTCAAAGAAGAAACCTCCTGTTCCCTATGACCTTTTTGCCAAGGCCTTCCTCAAAGACCCTGAAAACTTAAAAGCCTTCCTCTCAACCTTCCTCCCTGAGCACATTAAAACTCATCTTGACCTTGACTCCCTTAAAATCATCCCTGAAGAACAGGTTTCCCTTTCAAGAAAAAAGCGAGAAATCCCAGATCTTGTTGCAGAGGTTAATCTCCTTAGTGAAGGTAAACCTTCAACCAAAGCCCATCTCTACATCCTTATTGAGCACAAAAGTGCACCTGATAAAAGAATTTACCTTCAGATTTTAAATTACATAACCGCTTTAAATGAGAGGTCTTTCAAGGAGGGGAAGGGGTATGTGCCTGTTTTACCTCTTGTGTTTTATGAAGGGGATAAGCCCTGGGGCTATCCTGAAAGGATAGAGGAGATATTTTCAGTGCCAGAGGGGTTAAAGGGAGAACTTTTTAAGGTTCATGTGGTAGATTTAAAGAGGGTAGAGGATGAGAAGATATTGAGGGTATTTGATATTTTAGCAGGGCTTGGGTGTTATCTTTATTTAATGAAGGCGGAATCACTGGATTTTGAAGAGATAATTGAAGTTATTACAAGGGCGACAGAGAGATTAGTAGCAATAGGGGAGAAAGGAAGATGGGAGATGGGATTTTTGATTAGGATATCTGAAATAAAGTTCAGGGTTGACGGGGAGGTAATCTGGTTTAATATATTAGATAGTTGTGAAGAAGAGGGGGTAAAGATGGAGTTAAAGAGCTTTTGGGATAAAGTGGGAGAGAAGTTTTATAAGCAGGGAATTGAGCAGGGAATTAAGCAAGGGATTGAGCAGGGGAAATATCAGGGGTTAATTGAGGATGCAAGGGAGCTTGTGCTTGAGGCGATAGAGGTGAAGCTTGGGTATGTGCCGGAGGAAGTAAGGGAGAGGGTGGTAAGAGAAGAGGATAGAGGAGTTCTCAAGGAGTGGCTGAGGAAAATAATTCTTGCCAAAGGTTCTGAAGATATCTTTAAACTCTTTGAAAATTGATAATTTGTAAGCTTTCTTGTATTCTTTTCTGCTATAAGCATAGTC
This window of the Caldimicrobium thiodismutans genome carries:
- a CDS encoding diacylglycerol/polyprenol kinase family protein, with the translated sequence MGINWRRRLFHIIASLFFFALSKLLNKTSFQIFLFFSGGLLFLWETLRLKFPERVPFKGLWIGLLKEREKRELSDASFFILGIFISSLLVSEVYLGVCILILGISDPLAGIAGSYCPKGPFIKGKTLVGSLVFFFSSLGITLYFLEFPLITLLGLVLFLSLIELFTKRDNFWIPVAYSIYLRLFLTR
- a CDS encoding ABC transporter ATP-binding protein, with the protein product MNPLLKVKGLSKSFGEKVVLRDISFEVNPKDILGIIGPNGAGKSSLLYLLLGIITPDQGEILYFGKDFFKERSLLLEKVGFASHYVSLPFSLSVKENLRIFGHLYGVKASERRIDELLELFKLKEKADALTRTLSSGEMMRLNLVRANLSAPKILLLDEPTAGLDPEYIRYVAKVLKDKAQKEELAIILTSHQLGELERMVNKLLLLKEGQVIGYGSVDKLFQRFEVTDLEELYFKVFGDVRT
- a CDS encoding ABC transporter permease, giving the protein MSGLKFRRVWGILLRHLYLLKHSFSRWLDLLYWPTVDLLLWGFITLYLQRESQTGISLASLFLGALIFWNILIRAQQGLAVGFLEDIWARNLLHLFVSPLKVSEYILGLFLYSLFKAVLASGVMSLLSIFLFHFNFFSQGLYVFYLTFGLILFAWAIGLLTIAFILYFGQEAEILAWALALFFLPFSAVFYPVSALPPFFQKIASFVPASYFFESFRFLMLKAQTSFSMLIKGYLLTIIYLLLSSFVFILSFKKAQSQGKLIKIGE
- the lepA gene encoding translation elongation factor 4 is translated as MKDGKIIPQEKIRNFSIIAHIDHGKSTLADRLLEITGAVSEREMREQYLDRLDLERERGITIKAQAVRLYYERKKGEVYQLNLIDTPGHVDFSYEVSRALSACEGALLVVDASQGVEAQTLANVYLALENNLEIIPVINKIDLPQADVEKTKREIEEIIGLPAEDALLVSAKQGIGIKEVLEAIVEKIPPPKGERDAPLRALVFDSWYDSYLGVVVLVRIVEGKLYPGQKIRFLSTGKTFEVTKVGVFAPEATTLDALYAGEVGFIAASIKEVRDAKIGDTITEASAQVEALPGFKEIKPVVFAGIFPVDSDDFPELKEAIEKLWLNDPAFSYEVETSAALGFGFRCGFQGLLHMEIVQERLEREFKLNLISTAPSVKYRVRLRNGKELEIENPAEWPDPGTIEEVLEPYIQAEIYTPKEYLGALINLCEEKRGIQKEIKYLTPERIVLIYELPFSEVVMDFYDKLKSLSRGYASLDYQFIGYRPSDLVKMDILINKQPVDALSLIVHREKAYYRGRDLVSKLKEVIPRQLFEVIIQAAIGSKIIARERIAPLRKDVLAKCYGGDVTRKKKLLEKQKEGKKRLKSIGQVEIPQEAFLAVLKI
- the lepB gene encoding signal peptidase I, with amino-acid sequence MTQGKIAEWVKSIIIALVLALFIRAFFVQAYKIPSGSMIPTLLVGDYLLVNKIVFGIRNPIKDDFLYRWKMPERQEIVVFTYPVDKKLDFIKRVIGLPGDTVEIVNKKVFVNGKPLKEPYVQYTDKEVYPKEISPRDNFGPVKVPEGQIFVLGDNRDQSYDSRFWGFVPLHSLKGKALIIYFSWDSENGGIRFKRLGKLIN
- the phoU gene encoding phosphate signaling complex protein PhoU, translated to MVRIALERDLQILKNLLLDMAKAVNEMISGAMLSFEKLEMDSAERVIKYDDQIDYYEHMVTLTALEIIALQQPVAKDLRFIVSSIDIARNLERLGDQAVNIAERIPNLIQYKDHLLIRCKINIMNMAKEALFMLESAINAFLSEDTSKAKKVIAHDDIVDQFKKDYISQIKECMKSDPILTDAGIEYIVVVENLERVADLACNIAEAVIFTSEGKMPKMEKEKFPPVRELLSRELPVFDYLLKHARLVLECMERLPLALEAYLKKDKPRLEEIVKHITDIEKEADKIKTNIRGHLPKGLILPVEKFELFLYLKEQDAIADSAEGILTWLSFKDITFPPMVSEKIEALLNQSLEPLTFLEEMIRYAQDFLVNWDENSRTRAKELIRQIRYQEFLTEEMGNQVKKLAFEIIQDPLQLFYTLKLIDLICDISHHAENSADLMRAMIAK
- a CDS encoding TIGR00269 family protein; protein product: MQYLKCGAEKFEFEIKPLGKLCKLCKSEVPVVTLTTQNLKLCKNCFSKIQQRRLSEAVKKYRMFGPEDRVGILLSGGKDSATLAHLLKKTFPEISFQGLYLNLGIRYYSDFAQKAVEELCESLSIPLFVYDLKAEKGFSIDDFVFTSFKDKICSVCGTIKRYLFSKVARELGLTVIATGHHLDDLLSTYLTLFFNGDFISIKRLVPVNLPLFEGQAKKIKPLYQIPEREIFFYAVLNELPLEGCACPHGEITPSKKIKGILEELEKENRTFKYQLLSVFLKGFIPLLRENFEESTLVPCKVCGEPTASVHGICGFCRRVNLLSRIEDKTLELSLAKWQKIEESSERQKWMVFDVREKEDYLKGTLPSAKWISPSLLENEKDLFKTFRPFREKNLLFFCYSGRLSYLFTLKLRKMNFRAYNLKEPEQILGIDQVPENG
- a CDS encoding Rpn family recombination-promoting nuclease/putative transposase — encoded protein: MSKKKPPVPYDLFAKAFLKDPENLKAFLSTFLPEHIKTHLDLDSLKIIPEEQVSLSRKKREIPDLVAEVNLLSEGKPSTKAHLYILIEHKSAPDKRIYLQILNYITALNERSFKEGKGYVPVLPLVFYEGDKPWGYPERIEEIFSVPEGLKGELFKVHVVDLKRVEDEKILRVFDILAGLGCYLYLMKAESLDFEEIIEVITRATERLVAIGEKGRWEMGFLIRISEIKFRVDGEVIWFNILDSCEEEGVKMELKSFWDKVGEKFYKQGIEQGIKQGIEQGKYQGLIEDARELVLEAIEVKLGYVPEEVRERVVREEDRGVLKEWLRKIILAKGSEDIFKLFEN